The genomic DNA CTGGATCCGAGACTGTGCTAGCTTCAGCTAGCCGCAGACACAACTAACTAAAGTCGTTAATTTAATCACAGTATATGTCTCGATGTACGCACACCTGGTTTAATGTGGCTGAGGGGGTTTAGCAGACTTTAATGAAACGATTCATATGCTGTCTTGGAACGTAAAtgtagaacaaaacaaaataaaagtaacgtTCAATGCTACTACGCTAGATGCTAACCGACGGTCATTTCTGAACAGCTGTACCGCTAGTGGGAATTTCTGGCCAAATTGTTGCATAAAATGTAATCAGATTATTAGGTGTTTTGGGGATGTGAACAGTCAGTGcttgtaaaacattttaaatcggTACAAAATGCAAAGATTAAGTTTATAGTCGTGTTTTATTAGTGTTTATAACGGAGGAAAATTGCTTGAATATGATACCCTTGCTAATCAATAAAGTTGAACTGGAGGTCTACATCTTTAattgaaaatatttcattttgagACCATTTGATGGTAATTCTTAATGTcaactatatttaaaaaaggcctCTAAATATTGCGTATGCTGTCAGATATCCAGCCTCTTGCACAGATGCACCTGCAAACTGGAGTTAGTGACGTGTTTTTCTTCCAGCAGGTGAGCTCCTGTCCAGGCACATTGGTCCATGTTTGTTGGACCTTTGGGCTCTGGGCTCAACTAGCATGAAGATGGCTGACTCAGACAAGGCAGAGGAATTTGTGGATGCTGAGTGCCCCCCAGAGTGCCTTGATGAAGCACAATCAGCCACAGGCTGTGTTCAGGGAGAGCAGGATGAGCATCTGAAGACAGAGACCACCACCAGTACCAGCTCACCGCcaagagaaaaggagggagacaGCCCCCTGAACACAGAGGGTGAGCAGAGTCTCCTCTCAATGCCATGCCTGATGAAGGAGCTCCGCAGAGACTCCCCAGAGTCCCAGCATGCCTCTACAGGGAGTGACAAACCTGTATCTCATCATATCTATGAGAGTGACTCCTCAAACCCCTGCATGCTCTCCCCCTCGTCCAGTGGCCACCTTGCTGACTCAGACACACTCTCCTCAGGGGAAGAAGGTGCCGCTCCTCCtgcaggaaaagaagaagaggacaaCATGGAAGCTGCAAATGATCCTGGTCAGGCAGCAGGAATACAATCATCTGCCACAGCTACAGGGGGGAGAAAGTCACGGCGGTCACGATCCGAGAGCGAGATGCCACCTAATGCAATGGCTGCAAAGAAAAATCGCTGCCAGCCCAGCTCAGTGGTGGCAGCAGCGGGCGGgcaggaaaaacaaaccaatGGCAAGCTGGCAAAAGGGAAAGGTCACCGGAGCCAGAAACACAAGGAGCGGATGCGTTTGCTGAGGCAAAAACGGGAGGCGGCAGCACGGAAGAAGTATAACCTGCTGCAGGACAGCAGTACGAGTGACAGCGAGCTCACTTGTGACTCCAGCACCAGCTCCTctgaggatgaggatgatgacACTTCAGGAGGTAGCAAGACAATCAAGACAGATATTTCAGGTAACAACCAATGTTCACAACACATGCTTATAACACATTACTACTAGTACAGGGTAACAGTAGCAGCCCTTTAAATATTCCATGTAAAACACTGTCACATAGTGATAGAGTACTCTATAGGCCTACTGTGTATGACTTCAAAGATAACTAGCCAGTACCAGACAGTAAGAGGCTGCCTGC from Centropristis striata isolate RG_2023a ecotype Rhode Island chromosome 19, C.striata_1.0, whole genome shotgun sequence includes the following:
- the ark2n gene encoding uncharacterized protein C18orf25 homolog isoform X2, whose product is MKMADSDKAEEFVDAECPPECLDEAQSATGCVQGEQDEHLKTETTTSTSSPPREKEGDSPLNTEGEQSLLSMPCLMKELRRDSPESQHASTGSDKPVSHHIYESDSSNPCMLSPSSSGHLADSDTLSSGEEGAAPPAGKEEEDNMEAANDPGQAAGIQSSATATGGRKSRRSRSESEMPPNAMAAKKNRCQPSSVVAAAGGQEKQTNGKLAKGKGHRSQKHKERMRLLRQKREAAARKKYNLLQDSSTSDSELTCDSSTSSSEDEDDDTSGGSKTIKTDISAGFRRASERSRVGAQIHGLLETSSWDRNGIGSVLEEAMTRFAVMQRQTEERFRIWMEKLAHLDSDNDSSKRSSDAVEGQHPSQGVRPSPPSSFLPSSESSETMAAYMLARENNSLTPTPINNNNILPEVVTQNGNLGVPDPGLLNV
- the ark2n gene encoding uncharacterized protein C18orf25 homolog isoform X1 yields the protein MKMADSDKAEEFVDAECPPECLDEAQSATGCVQGEQDEHLKTETTTSTSSPPREKEGDSPLNTEGEQSLLSMPCLMKELRRDSPESQHASTGSDKPVSHHIYESDSSNPCMLSPSSSGHLADSDTLSSGEEGAAPPAGKEEEDNMEAANDPGQAAGIQSSATATGGRKSRRSRSESEMPPNAMAAKKNRCQPSSVVAAAGGQEKQTNGKLAKGKGHRSQKHKERMRLLRQKREAAARKKYNLLQDSSTSDSELTCDSSTSSSEDEDDDTSGGSKTIKTDISDGLPVVGHYDISDTDSNQESMSVETVRPTVIKHELKTHRGQDMASYSGCIRALCSISGHAEAELSHKESSQCNKGQINIASSDSEVEIVGVQEKARCTHPCGGVIKSLSTWKENSVEQLNSTNQPQLWTTVSPQSNWVSPPEVVDLTLDEDTGHKYLL
- the ark2n gene encoding uncharacterized protein C18orf25 homolog isoform X3, which codes for MKMADSDKAEEFVDAECPPECLDEAQSATGCVQGEQDEHLKTETTTSTSSPPREKEGDSPLNTEGEQSLLSMPCLMKELRRDSPESQHASTGSDKPVSHHIYESDSSNPCMLSPSSSGHLADSDTLSSGEEGAAPPAGKEEEDNMEAANDPGQAAGIQSSATATGGRKSRRSRSESEMPPNAMAAKKNRCQPSSVVAAAGGQEKQTNGKLAKGKGHRSQKHKERMRLLRQKREAAARKKYNLLQDSSTSDSELTCDSSTSSSEDEDDDTSGGSKTIKTDISGHAEAELSHKESSQCNKGQINIASSDSEVEIVGVQEKARCTHPCGGVIKSLSTWKENSVEQLNSTNQPQLWTTVSPQSNWVSPPEVVDLTLDEDTGHKYLL